The Bos javanicus breed banteng chromosome 11, ARS-OSU_banteng_1.0, whole genome shotgun sequence genome includes a window with the following:
- the BCL2L11 gene encoding bcl-2-like protein 11 isoform X5, whose protein sequence is MGVRRAVRSPSLSGKHARQGQGRRRAQRGSWRGRPLLYLSEPARAGGLGAAEAGLASPRAGRDLAGAEPTVIGPGPGAASLSWAAEARRFHFAPRSRQVSVLQERSVLLRRRRRRPRILATALRALPSAASTVSDCLGSPRSRRRRRSRSRCHRLGAVPVVLVPPMSDPNSRTEKRKAEVLGCCCVRSLSGTCLGTLSRLRALCGRCQTQDPQTAKDKRASSDRRGHAVDELVAVEPARKKDQMAKQPSDVSSECDREGGQLQPAERPPQLRPGAPTSLQTERQGNPEGEGDRCPQGSPQGPLAPPASPGPFATRSPLFIFVRRSSLLSRSSSGYFSFDTDRSPAPMSCDKSTQTPSPPCQAFNHYLSAMEYFSAWGPLQHDELINLCSQHGHE, encoded by the exons atgggggtgcGCAGAGCAGTCCGTAGCCCAAGTCTCTCGGGTAAACACGCCCGGCAGGGGCAGGGCCGGCGGCGCGCGCAGCGGGGAAGTTGGCGGGGACGCCCCCTCCTTTACCTGTCCGAGCCTGCACGCGCTGGCGGCCTCGGCGCCGCGGAGGCGGGGCTTGCCAGCCCGCGCGCCGGGCGGGACTTAGCGGGGGCGGAGCCCACGGTGATTGGGCCCGGACCTGGGGCCGCCAGCCTGAGCTGGGCAGCAGAGGCGCGCAGGTTTCACTTCGCTCCGCGCAGCCGCCAGGTCTCGGTCTTGCAGGAGCGCTCTGTCCTACTTCGCCGTCGCCGCCGCCGTCCTCGGATTCTCGCAACCGCCCTGCGCGCCCTGCCCTCTGCGGCCAGCACCGTTTCAGACTGCTTGGGTTCGCCTCGctctcgccgccgccgccgcagccgcagccggTGCCACCGCCTCGGTGCCGTTCCCGTGGTCCTCGTCCCCCCAATGTCTGACCCTAATTCACGAACTGAGAAACGCAAG GCCGAAGTTTTGGGCTGCTGCTGCGTTCGTTCTCTCTCTGGGACGTGTCTGGGGACACTGTCCCGTCTGCGGGCGCTCTGCGGACGATGCCAGACGCAAGATCCACAAACAGCAAAAGACAAGAGGGCCTCCTCCGACCGCCGGGGGCACGCGGTGGACGAGCTGGTGGCTGTAGAACCGGCCCG AAAAAAAGACCAAATGGCAAAGCAACCTTCCGATGTAAGTTCTGAGTGTGACAGAGAAGGTGGACAATTGCAGCCTGCCGAGAGGCCTCCTCAGCTCAGACCGGGGGCCCCCACCTCTTTACAGACAGAGCGGCAAGGTAAtcctgaaggagaaggggaccgcTGCCCCCAAGGCAGCCCACAGGGCCCGCTGGCCCCACCGGCCAGCCCTGGCCCTTTCGCTACCAGATCCCCGCTCTTCATCTTCGTGAGAAGATCCTCCTTGCTGTCTCGATCCTCCAGTGGGTATTTCTCTTTTGACACAGACAGGAGCCCGGCACCCATGAGTTGTGACAAATCCACACAGACCCCAAGCCCTCCTTGCCAGGCCTTCAACCATTATCTCAGTGCAATGG AATACTTCAGTGCCTGGGGACCACTTCAACATGATGAGTTGATCAACTTGTGTTCTCAGCATGGCCATGAGTAG
- the BCL2L11 gene encoding bcl-2-like protein 11 isoform X7 yields MGVRRAVRSPSLSGKHARQGQGRRRAQRGSWRGRPLLYLSEPARAGGLGAAEAGLASPRAGRDLAGAEPTVIGPGPGAASLSWAAEARRFHFAPRSRQVSVLQERSVLLRRRRRRPRILATALRALPSAASTVSDCLGSPRSRRRRRSRSRCHRLGAVPVVLVPPMSDPNSRTEKRKAEVLGCCCVRSLSGTCLGTLSRLRALCGRCQTQDPQTAKDKRASSDRRGHAVDELVAVEPARKKDQMAKQPSDVSSECDREGGQLQPAERPPQLRPGAPTSLQTERQGNPEGEGDRCPQGSPQGPLAPPASPGPFATRSPLFIFVRRSSLLSRSSSGYFSFDTDRSPAPMSCDKSTQTPSPPCQAFNHYLSAMGLRASPGS; encoded by the exons atgggggtgcGCAGAGCAGTCCGTAGCCCAAGTCTCTCGGGTAAACACGCCCGGCAGGGGCAGGGCCGGCGGCGCGCGCAGCGGGGAAGTTGGCGGGGACGCCCCCTCCTTTACCTGTCCGAGCCTGCACGCGCTGGCGGCCTCGGCGCCGCGGAGGCGGGGCTTGCCAGCCCGCGCGCCGGGCGGGACTTAGCGGGGGCGGAGCCCACGGTGATTGGGCCCGGACCTGGGGCCGCCAGCCTGAGCTGGGCAGCAGAGGCGCGCAGGTTTCACTTCGCTCCGCGCAGCCGCCAGGTCTCGGTCTTGCAGGAGCGCTCTGTCCTACTTCGCCGTCGCCGCCGCCGTCCTCGGATTCTCGCAACCGCCCTGCGCGCCCTGCCCTCTGCGGCCAGCACCGTTTCAGACTGCTTGGGTTCGCCTCGctctcgccgccgccgccgcagccgcagccggTGCCACCGCCTCGGTGCCGTTCCCGTGGTCCTCGTCCCCCCAATGTCTGACCCTAATTCACGAACTGAGAAACGCAAG GCCGAAGTTTTGGGCTGCTGCTGCGTTCGTTCTCTCTCTGGGACGTGTCTGGGGACACTGTCCCGTCTGCGGGCGCTCTGCGGACGATGCCAGACGCAAGATCCACAAACAGCAAAAGACAAGAGGGCCTCCTCCGACCGCCGGGGGCACGCGGTGGACGAGCTGGTGGCTGTAGAACCGGCCCG AAAAAAAGACCAAATGGCAAAGCAACCTTCCGATGTAAGTTCTGAGTGTGACAGAGAAGGTGGACAATTGCAGCCTGCCGAGAGGCCTCCTCAGCTCAGACCGGGGGCCCCCACCTCTTTACAGACAGAGCGGCAAGGTAAtcctgaaggagaaggggaccgcTGCCCCCAAGGCAGCCCACAGGGCCCGCTGGCCCCACCGGCCAGCCCTGGCCCTTTCGCTACCAGATCCCCGCTCTTCATCTTCGTGAGAAGATCCTCCTTGCTGTCTCGATCCTCCAGTGGGTATTTCTCTTTTGACACAGACAGGAGCCCGGCACCCATGAGTTGTGACAAATCCACACAGACCCCAAGCCCTCCTTGCCAGGCCTTCAACCATTATCTCAGTGCAATGG